The sequence below is a genomic window from Halococcus salsus.
TCAATTCATGCCCATCGTCGAACGCGACTCCGCCTCGCTCATTACCCACGCGCTCGCGCGCGACACGCTCTCGCGCCTCCGGAGCGTCGAAACCGAACAGGTCGCCTTCCGCAAAGGATTGGTGAAACTCGGCCGGATCTGTGGCTACGAAGTCATCGACGGCGCGATGGAGACCGAGTACGTCTCGATCACCACACCCCTCGAAGAGACCACCGGCGAGCGCGTGAAGGGTCTCGACGACGTCGTGATCATCAACGTCCTCCGGGCGGCGACGCCGTTCGTCGAGGGCCTGCTGAAGGCGTTCCCGCGGGCGAAACAGGGCGTGATCTCCGCCGGTCGCGACGAAAGTGCCGGAATGAACGACGAGGGCGAGTTCCCGATCACCATCGACTACACCAAGCTCCCCGAGATCACCGAGAAGGACACCGTGATCGTCGCCGACCCGATGCTCGCCACGGGTTCGACGATGTGTACGGTCCTCGACCACGTCCTCTCCGACGCCGACCCCGAGCGCCTCATCGTGCTCTCGGCGGTCAGCGCACCGCCGGGCCTCCTCCGAGTGGGGGACGCCTACCCCGAGGCCGACCTCCTGACGGTGAGCATCGACGACCACCTCGACGAGAACGGGTTCATCGTTCCCGGCCTCGGCGACGCCGGCGACCGCGCCTTCCGCACCAAGTAATCCGCTTCGACGCACGTCGAACCCCTTGGTTTCGTCTGGAGATACGGCCCGAAGAGCGACTGCGTCGGGCGTTCTCGCCGGCCCGTGTCAGGCGTTTCCACGACAAATTCTGGGACGAATTCGACCGACGGCGCGGGGGTTGGGGTGCGGGTGCTGTGGCGCGTAGGCCGTGTGCTCGGATGGGTGATGGGCGGGTGCTGTGGCGCGTAGGCCGTGTGCTCGGATGGGTGATGTGGGTAGCGTGGATAGGGTCGAAGTCGTATCGGACCCACCCCTGCCATCGGGTTCGTCTCCGACGGTATCGAACGGTTTGAATCGATAGCGGTCGTCGTCCCCGTCGTGAACGTGGTCTTCCACCACTCGAACGACGACCCCGAGCTGCACGACCGCGTGACGAACAACGTCGCGAACCTCCTCGACGACGCCACGGTCGAGACGGACGAGGTCACACTGGTCGCCAACAGCGGCGGGCTCCAGTTGCTCGTCGCGGACTCGCCACAGCGCGAGGCGGTCGAAACCCTCCAAGAACGCGGTGTCGTCTTCAAGCAGTGTCGGAACACCTTCGCGGGAACCGAGGTCGGGGAGGCCGACCTCATCGACGGCGTCGAGGTGGTTCCCTCGGGCGTCGGCGAGCTCGCGCGCCTCCAGGAAGCGGGCTACACCTACCTCAAGCCCTGATCAGAGGAAGAGCGCCGGGACCGTCTTCCGGAGGATGTTGAGCGCGATCACGACGAGCAGCGCGACCACGAACCAGTTGA
It includes:
- a CDS encoding DsrE family protein; the encoded protein is MNVVFHHSNDDPELHDRVTNNVANLLDDATVETDEVTLVANSGGLQLLVADSPQREAVETLQERGVVFKQCRNTFAGTEVGEADLIDGVEVVPSGVGELARLQEAGYTYLKP
- the upp gene encoding uracil phosphoribosyltransferase is translated as MPIVERDSASLITHALARDTLSRLRSVETEQVAFRKGLVKLGRICGYEVIDGAMETEYVSITTPLEETTGERVKGLDDVVIINVLRAATPFVEGLLKAFPRAKQGVISAGRDESAGMNDEGEFPITIDYTKLPEITEKDTVIVADPMLATGSTMCTVLDHVLSDADPERLIVLSAVSAPPGLLRVGDAYPEADLLTVSIDDHLDENGFIVPGLGDAGDRAFRTK